Proteins encoded together in one Hevea brasiliensis isolate MT/VB/25A 57/8 chromosome 16, ASM3005281v1, whole genome shotgun sequence window:
- the LOC110641320 gene encoding small polypeptide DEVIL 3: MKMSRATVEDSKKKMSCRRLGGYLREQKGRLYIIRRCIVILICWHD, translated from the coding sequence ATGAAGATGAGCAGAGCAACCGTGGAAGACTCCAAGAAAAAGATGTCATGTAGAAGGCTTGGAGGCTACCTTAGAGAACAGAAAGGAAGGCTCTACATTATCAGGAGGTGCATAGTCATACTTATCTGCTGGCATGACTAG